A single genomic interval of Zingiber officinale cultivar Zhangliang chromosome 4A, Zo_v1.1, whole genome shotgun sequence harbors:
- the LOC121973108 gene encoding CASP-like protein 1D1, whose product MATTEQSSSTYGKTGPETGNGGAAFAHRRPPTNLFRVDFLLRLLLLASSVSALVVLVTSNQSRDFRTGLPPPLAVVSRAAKFQHVPAFIYLLAALCVSSLYSFVTMFASFFSISSPSPSTRILFLLILCDALMAGVMASAMGSAGSIAYLGLRGNSHANWLKICNTYGKFCRHVGSSVGVSLFATVVLVQLVVLSSYSLYRRTL is encoded by the exons ATGGCGACGACAGAACAGAGCTCATCCACCTACGGCAAGACGGGGCCGGAGACGGGCAACGGCGGAGCCGCCTTCGCGCACCGGCGTCCTCCGACCAACCTGTTCCGTGTTGATTTCTTGCTGAGGCTGTTGCTGTTGGCGTCGTCGGTGTCGGCTCTGGTGGTGCTGGTGACGAGCAATCAGAGCAGGGATTTCCGGACCGGCCTCCCGCCGCCATTGGCCGTCGTCTCCAGGGCGGCCAAGTTCCAGCACGTCCCTGCCTTCAT ATATCTCTTGGCGGCCCTCTGCGTCTCCAGTCTGTACAGCTTCGTCACCATGTtcgcctccttcttctccatctcGAGCCCCTCGCCGTCCACCAGAATCCTCTTCCTTCTCATCCTCTGCGACGCG TTGATGGCCGGAGTGATGGCGTCGGCGATGGGGAGCGCCGGGTCGATCGCGTACCTGGGGCTGAGGGGGAACTCGCACGCCAACTGGTTAAAGATCTGCAACACCTACGGCAAGTTCTGCCGCCACGTCGGGAGCTCCGTCGGCGTCTCGCTCTTCGCCACCGTCGTCCTCGTCCAACTCGTCGTCCTCTCCTCCTACTCACTCTATCGCCGGACTCTGTAG